AAGCAAGTTTATCACAAGCGGGCTGCGATTTAGTCGAAACTTGCGACACTCCGGGTTATCCAATTATCTACGGAGAGAAAATAATCGACCCCAATCTTCCTACTGTTTTAGTGTACGGACACTACGATGTTCAGCCGCCGGACCCAATGGAATTATGGACTTCACCACCTTTCGAACCTGTTATCAAAACAACCGATATCCATCCTGATGGCGCTATTTTCGCCCGTGGTGCCTGCGACGACAAAGGTCAGATGTATATGCACGTAAAAGCCCTTGAATATATGGTACAAAGCAACACACTGCCTTGTAACGTAAAATTCATGATCGAAGGCGAAGAAGAAGTAGGTTCGGCAAGTCTGGCCTGGTTCGTAGAACGCAATCAGGAAAAACTGAAAAATGATGTAATCCTGATTTCAGATACCGGAATGATTTCCAACCAACAGCCATCCATTACGACTGGTTTAAGAGGCTTGAGTTATGTTGAAGTTGAAGTTACAGGACCAAACCGTGACTTGCATTCAGGTCTTTATGGTGGGGCAGTGGCTAACCCAATTAATATTCTGGCAAAAATGATCGCTTCACTTCACGACGAAGACAATCATATTACGATTCCTGGCTTCTACGATAAAGTTCAGGAATTATCAGCTGAAGAAAGGGCCGAAATGGCAAAAGCGCCTTTCAGCTTAGAGAAATATAAAAATGCTTTGAACATCGCTGATGTTTACGGCGAAAAAGGATATGTAACCAACGAACGCAACTCAATCCGTCCGACATTAGACGTAAACGGAATCTGGGGTGGTTACACCGGAGAAGGTGCCAAAACGGTTATTGCCAGCAAAGCATATGCGAAAATTTCTATGCGTCTGGTGCCTAATCAGGACTGGCACGAAATTACAGAACTTTTTACCAAACATTTCACCAGTATTGCTCCGGCAGGAGTTACCGTAAAAGTAACACCGCACCACGGAGGTCAGGGCTATGTTACGCCAATTGACAGTATTGGGTACAAAGCAGCAAATATGGCATATACCGAAACGTTTGGAGTTCCTGCTATTCCGGTTCGTTCCGGCGGAAGTATTCCGATTGTGGCTTTGTTTGAGAAAGAACTAAAAAGCAAAACTATTTTGATGGGATTTGGTTTAGATTCTGATGCTATCCACTCTCCAAATGAACACTTCGGAATCTTTAATTACCTGAAAGGAATCGAGACGATTCCGTTGTTTTATAAATATTTTGTAGAGCTTTCGAAATAATTTTTTCATTATAAATTCTAAATCCGTTCAGCAATGAGCGGATTTTTTTTGTTTAAAATTTAAGATTTGAAATTGATTTTTGCCATTGAAATTGATAATTGTTATTGCATTTGGGCGTTCCCTGCGGTCGGGCTTTCGGCTAAATTCCCGATTAACAAAAACTACGGCTGAAAAAGCCTTGTTTTTCTAAATCGGGAGATACCGCCTCTATCCCTAACGCATTCTCGTGTAAATTAGAAAATTTTGATTTCATAACTAATTATTTTACAGTTAGATGAAAATAATTGTAATAATAATTCCACATTTAAAATTTTGTTCTACATTTGTAGAGTTAAATCTATAATTGTAGAAT
The Flavobacterium flavigenum genome window above contains:
- a CDS encoding dipeptidase; the encoded protein is MENIKSYVQQHKDRFINELIELLKIPSVSADTAYSQDVIDTAEAVKASLSQAGCDLVETCDTPGYPIIYGEKIIDPNLPTVLVYGHYDVQPPDPMELWTSPPFEPVIKTTDIHPDGAIFARGACDDKGQMYMHVKALEYMVQSNTLPCNVKFMIEGEEEVGSASLAWFVERNQEKLKNDVILISDTGMISNQQPSITTGLRGLSYVEVEVTGPNRDLHSGLYGGAVANPINILAKMIASLHDEDNHITIPGFYDKVQELSAEERAEMAKAPFSLEKYKNALNIADVYGEKGYVTNERNSIRPTLDVNGIWGGYTGEGAKTVIASKAYAKISMRLVPNQDWHEITELFTKHFTSIAPAGVTVKVTPHHGGQGYVTPIDSIGYKAANMAYTETFGVPAIPVRSGGSIPIVALFEKELKSKTILMGFGLDSDAIHSPNEHFGIFNYLKGIETIPLFYKYFVELSK